Genomic segment of Geminocystis herdmanii PCC 6308:
TTTCCTTAATGTTGTTTAACGATTAGACTTCCTCCAAAAAAATTTTATTTGTTCGTAGTGAGGGTTTTAACCCTTATTCTATTAAATATGGCAATGCCTAATAATTATAAACTACGATAAACGTCTTTTCGATGAGCAACTTGACGAAGAATAACTTGTTGATTAAGATCATCAATATCACCTCAGTTCGATAAGAGAATTCTTGAGGTTAATCGGTTTCAGGTGGCAGGTGGCAGGTGGCAGGTTAACAATTTCTTTGTTTAGATCAATTAATTACTTAATTTCATTTGGATAAAATCAATTTTTGTTCAACTTTTTTACCTTATCTTTACCTGATACCTAACACCTGATACCTGACACCTTATCTTAACCGATGATTTTATGTCGAACTCAGGTAATATCATATAAAACTCAATAATTACCGACCTTCAAAGGATACCTTGAACATTCTTCATTTTAAGGGTATTGAGATTTCAAGGATTATTTTTTAATGTCATAATCGCTGAAATTATATTTGAAAGATAGTCAGGAGAAATTTTATCTAAGACTACCGCTATTTTATTCGCCTCTTGATCTGTTAAATATTTTTCTTTTAATGTTACGTTTATTTTTTGTTTTTTATTTTGAATTAACTAAAATGATTTTAACAAAAAAATAAACCCCCCACCAAGAAGGTAGAGGGCTTATGATTAATTACTTAATACTTAGGGGTTGGTATTTAACCGAACTTACCAGCAGTAGAAGCAATTAAGAAGGCTGCGTAGGTGAGGATATAGCCAACAGTGAAGTGAGCTAAACCAACCAAACGAGCTTGAACGATCGAAAGAGCAACGGGCTTGTCTTTCCAACGAACTAAGTTCGCTAAAGGAGTGCGCTCGTGAGCCCAAACGATGGTTTCGATTAACTCTTGCCAGTATCCACGCCAAGAAATTAAGAACATGAAACCGGTTGCCCAAACAAGGTGTCCGAATAAGAACATCCAAGCCCAGACGGAGAGGTTATTTACACCGTAAGGATTATAACCGTTGATTAACTGAGCAGAGTTTGCCCATAAATAATCTCTGAACCAACCCATTAAATAGGTAGAGTTTTCGTTGAACTGAGCAACGTTACCAGTCCAGATACCGAGGTGTTTCCAATGCCAGTAGAAGGTTAACCAACCTAAAGTGTTGAGCATCCAGAACATAGCGAGGTAGAAGGAATCCCATGCAGAGATGTCACAAGTACCGCCACGACCGGGTCCATCACAAGGGAAGGAGAAACCGAAATCTTTTTTATCGGGCATTAATTTAGAACCACGAGCATCTAAAGCACCTTTAACAAGAATTAAGGTGGTGGTGTGTAATCCTAATGCGATGGCATGGTGAACTAAGAAATCACCAGGTCCGATGTTGAGGAATAAAGAATTAGTACCACTATTAATAGCTTCTAACCAACCGGGTAACCAAACATTACCGTAGTTAGGATAAGCAGTATAGGCAATACTATCAGGATTAGATAACAAAGTATCAAAACCGTAGAGAGCTTTACCAGAAGCCGCTTGGACAAACTGAGCAAATACAGGTTCGATTAAGATTTGTTTCTCAGGAGTACCAAAAGCAACCACAACGTCATTGTGAACATAAAGTCCTAAAGTGTGGAAACCTAAGAATAAAGATACCCAGCTCAAGTGAGAAATAATCGCTTCCTTATGCTCTAACATACGAGCTAAAACGTTATCTTTGTTAGCTTCAGGATCGTAATCACGGACAAAGAAGATCGCACCGTGGGCGAAAGCACCTACCATCAAGAAACCAGCAATGTACTGGTGATGAGTGTAAAGAGCCGCTTGGGTGGTGTAGTCTTTAGCAATGAACACATAGGAAGGTAACGAGTACATATGTTGGGCAACTAAGGAAGTAATAACTCCTAAAGAAGCTAGGGCTAAACCTAACTGGAAGTGTAGAGAGTTATTAACAGTGTCATAAAGTCCTTTGTGTCCTGCACCCAATTTTCCAGAAGGAGGCTTGTGAGCATTTAAGATGTCCTTCATACTGTGACCGATTCCCCAGTTAGTGCGGTACATATGACCTGCAATAATGAAGATAACAGCGATCGCCAAGTGGTGATGAGCAATGTCAGTCAACCATAAGGATTCGGTTTGAGGATGGAAACCACCTAAGAAGGTTAAGATCGCAGTTCCTGCACCATCGGAAGTTCCGAATACTTGACTAGCTGTATCAGGGTTTTCAGCATAAACTCCCCAGTTACCAGTAAAGAAAGGAGCGAGTCCAGCGGGGTGAGGTTTAACACTTAAGAAGTTATCCCAACCAACGTGAACACCACGAGATTCAGGAATAGCAACGTGTACTAAGTGACCAGCCCATGCTAAAGAACTAACACCGAATAAACCGCCTAAATGGTGATTTAAACGAGATTCAGCATTTTTGAACCAAGAAAGGCTAGGACGAAACTTAGGTTGTAAGTGTAACCAACCAGCAAACAAGAATAAAGCAGACAGAATTAAAAGGAAAACTGCGCCAGTGTATAAGTCTTGATTGTTGGTCATCCCGATGGTATAGAACCAGTGGTAAACACCAGAATATGCCACGTTTACGGGACTAGATGCTCCAGCTTGAGTGAAAGCATCGATCGCACCTTGACCGAAATGAGGATCCCAAATTGCATGGGCGATGGGACGGACGTTTAAAGGATCTTTGATCCACTGCTCAAAATTGCCTTGCCAAGCTACATGGAATACGGTTCCGGAAGTCCATAAGAAGATGATTGCTAAATGACCAAAGTGAGAAGCAAAAATCTTTTGGTAGAGATTCTCCTCGGTCATACCATCATGAGTTTCAAAGTCATGAGCGGTAGCAATTCCGTACCATATCCGGCGTGTAGTTGGATCTTGGGCTAAATCTTGGCTAAATTTAGGAAATTTAGTTGCCATAGCTTTTTAAAGGAATTCTCCTGTTACACAATGAAGGTCAACGATTCAAAAACGCTGCTCTATTTTGTTTTTTTGCTCTTGCCCAAAAAGATTAATGTTTACTCCTTGGGCAAGTGATTTAAACTTGTTTTTTAAGAAGTTAATAGTCAAGTATTTAAACTTTTCTATCAACCCTTCGTTTTTTTTGAAAACGGCTTTATTGGTTATTTTATAACTTATTTTGCCGAATTAGCTCCCACTTGTTAGTGAAAGTTTACATTTCTAGCCTACCGACAACATTCGACAGAGGAAGAATGCCCATGTAGTCACGATACCGCCTAAGAGATAGTGAGCTACACCCACTGCACGACCTTGAACGATGCTCAAAGCGCGAGGTTGGATAGCGGGGGCTAATTTGAGTTTATTATGTGCCCAAACAATGGACTCAATTAACTCTTGCCAGTAACCACGTCCACTGAAAAGGAACATTAAGCTAAAAGCGAAGATAAAGTGACCTGCTAAGAACATGATGCCATAGGCAGATAAAGCTGAACCGTAAGAGTTAATTACGTTAGCGGCTTGCGCCCATAAGAAGTCTCTTAACCAGCCGTTGATAGTAATGGCGCTTTGGGCGAAATTACCACCGGTGATGTGAGAAACACTACCATCAGGTAATACAGTTCCCCAAATATCGGATTGCATTTTCCAACTGAAGTGGAAGATTACCACAGAGATGGAGTTATACATCCAGAATAAGCCTAAGAAGACATGATCCCAACCAGATACTTGACAAGTACCACCACGACCGGGTCCATCACAAGGGAAGCGGAAGCCTAACTCAGCTTTGTCGGGGACAAGTCTGGAGCTACGGGCATAAAGCACACCTTTAAGAAGAATTAAAACGGTAACGTGAATGGTGAAAGCATGGATATGGTGAACCATGAAATCGGCAGTACCTAAAGTCATAGGCATCATCGCTACTTTGCCACCTACAGCAACAATGTCTCCGCCGAATACAGGGCTAACACCAGCACCAGCAAAAGGAGCGGTAGCACCTGCAGCTGCTGTGTGAAGACCTTGAATCCATTGAGCGAACACAGGCTGTAATTGGATTGCAGAGTCAGAGAACATATCTTGAGGACGACCTAAAGCTCTCATGGTGTCATTATGAATGTACAACCCGAAGCTGTGGAAGCCTAACCAGATACATACCCAGTTGAGGTGAGAAATAATTGCGTCACGGTGACGGAGTACTCTGTCTAAGAGGTTATTAACGTTCTTAGCAGGATCATAGTCACGAACCATGAAGATAGAAGCGTGAGCGCCAGCACCTACGATAAAGAATGCACCGATCCACATATGGTGAGTGAACAATGATAACTGAGTACCATAGTCGGTTGCCAAGTAGGGATAAGGAGGCATTGCGTACATATGTTGAGCAACAATGATGGTCAAAGAACCTAATAAAGCAAGGTTGATTGATAATTGTGCGTGCCATGATGTGGTTAAGATTTCATAGAGTCCTTTATGACCTTCTCCAGTGAAGGGGCCTTTGTGACCTTCTAAGATTTCTTTCATGCTGTGACCGATTCCCCAGTTGGTGCGGTACATATGACCAGCGATGATGAATAATACGGCGATCGCCAAGTGATGGTGAGCGGTATCAGACAACCATAATCCACCAGTAACGGGATTTAAACCACCTTTGAAGGTTAAGAAATCAGAGTATGCACCCCAATTTAAGGTAAAGAATGGTGTTAAACCTTGAGCAAAGCTGGGATATAACTCAGCCATTTTGCTAGGATCGAGAATAAACTCATGGGGTAAAGGAATATCCGCAGGAGCGACACCAGCATCTAATAACTTATTAATAGGTAAAGATACATGGATTTGGTGTCCTGCCCATCCTAAAGAGCCTAAACCGAGTAAACCTGCTAAATGGTGGTTCATCATGGATTCCACATTTTGGAACCATTCCAATTTGGGAGCGGCTTTATGATAGTGAAACCAACCAGCAAAGAGCATTAATCCAGCCATTACTAAACCACCGATGGCAGTACAGTAAAGTTGATACTCGTTGGTGATTCCAGAGGCTCTCCATAATTGGAAGAAACCGGATGTGATTTGAATACCGTGGAAACCACCGCCTACGTCGGCGTTAAGGATGTCTTGACCAACGATGGGCCAAACAACTTGGGCGCTTGGTTTAATGTTTAAGGGGTCTGCTAACCATGCGGAGTAGTTGGAAAACTTAGCTCCGTGGAAATACATTCCACTCAACCAAACAAATACTACTGCTAAATGACCGAAGTGAGCGCTGAAGATTTTACGAGAAATATCTTCTAAATCACTGGTTTGACTATCGAAATCGTGGGCATCGGCGTGAAGATTCCAAATCCAAGTGGTGGTTTTGGGTCCTCTAGCTAAAGTTCGATCGAAGTGTCCGGGCTTACCCCATTTTTCAAAAGAGGTAGGAACTGGATTCTTATCTACAATAACTTTAGCTTTCGCCTCTTTCTGAGGGCTTACTGTCATGAGGTACTCCTCTCTCGACAAAATACTTTAACTACTACATTAACCAAGATGATAATGGTATTTTGACTCACTTGTGGGAATTGCTTAACAATATTTAAAATTTGCTTAACATTCCCTCATAGAAAACTCTTGAAATTAGTGTTTTCTCATTTAAATGAACATTTTGTTACGTTCCTTCATAAAAAGATTTACCATGAGGTTAGTAGTAAGAAGTAAGTATTTAATTATTCACTATCTATCTATTTTTATGGTTCACTCAGGTAGTCAAAATTAATTACTGAATACTTCAGTTCGATGCAAGAATGTCTGATAGACATCCTTTCCGCAACAGCACCGAAAATTTTATCTCGAAATCAGGTATTGAATAGACTTCTTGCAAAATAAAAAGTAAAATTTACTTTAGAGGATGGAAAACATAAATTTCTTAATTTATTACTTATTACTCGACTTCTACAAGAAATCTAATGACTTGGTTTCTAGTCAGATTAAAAGTCAAAAAGTATATTTTTCCTTTTTTGTCAATGGGTAACTCCTAATTCATTATTTCTTATTAACAGTGGGTAAGCTAATTCTTTTCAAAATAGAATCAGGTAATTTTATTAACGGTTTTGATGTCAGTTTACAAATCTGTGAAGACAATCCCGACGGTATTACTCACCCTTTTACGACTATCACGGGCAAACTTCCTCCTTGTCAACCGATTACTCAACATTATCAACAATGGCAGGAAAGTTATCGCAGTTTACATCAACAAGTGAGATTAGGTTCACCTAAACAACAGGTTATTCATATCACGAATAATTGTCAAGTTTCTGCTGTTCAACTTAAAGAAACTTTGAGAAATTGGTATCATTGCGAGATAGAATCTTTTAGTAGAATTAGAGAAAAATTATTCACAGAATTAGACACCCAAGAAGCCATTAGATTTTTGATACAAACTAATCTTCAAGAATTGCGTTTTTTGCCTTGGCATTTATTTTTTGATTCTTTTCTGAATCGTTATCATAAAGCGGAATTAGCGATGGCACCCGTAGAATATAATACTTTAAATGTTAATATTAAAGAGAGTTCACAGATTAAAATTTTAGCAGTTTTTGGCAACGGTGAAGGTATTGATTTAACACCA
This window contains:
- the psaB gene encoding photosystem I core protein PsaB encodes the protein MATKFPKFSQDLAQDPTTRRIWYGIATAHDFETHDGMTEENLYQKIFASHFGHLAIIFLWTSGTVFHVAWQGNFEQWIKDPLNVRPIAHAIWDPHFGQGAIDAFTQAGASSPVNVAYSGVYHWFYTIGMTNNQDLYTGAVFLLILSALFLFAGWLHLQPKFRPSLSWFKNAESRLNHHLGGLFGVSSLAWAGHLVHVAIPESRGVHVGWDNFLSVKPHPAGLAPFFTGNWGVYAENPDTASQVFGTSDGAGTAILTFLGGFHPQTESLWLTDIAHHHLAIAVIFIIAGHMYRTNWGIGHSMKDILNAHKPPSGKLGAGHKGLYDTVNNSLHFQLGLALASLGVITSLVAQHMYSLPSYVFIAKDYTTQAALYTHHQYIAGFLMVGAFAHGAIFFVRDYDPEANKDNVLARMLEHKEAIISHLSWVSLFLGFHTLGLYVHNDVVVAFGTPEKQILIEPVFAQFVQAASGKALYGFDTLLSNPDSIAYTAYPNYGNVWLPGWLEAINSGTNSLFLNIGPGDFLVHHAIALGLHTTTLILVKGALDARGSKLMPDKKDFGFSFPCDGPGRGGTCDISAWDSFYLAMFWMLNTLGWLTFYWHWKHLGIWTGNVAQFNENSTYLMGWFRDYLWANSAQLINGYNPYGVNNLSVWAWMFLFGHLVWATGFMFLISWRGYWQELIETIVWAHERTPLANLVRWKDKPVALSIVQARLVGLAHFTVGYILTYAAFLIASTAGKFG
- the psaA gene encoding photosystem I core protein PsaA; this encodes MTVSPQKEAKAKVIVDKNPVPTSFEKWGKPGHFDRTLARGPKTTTWIWNLHADAHDFDSQTSDLEDISRKIFSAHFGHLAVVFVWLSGMYFHGAKFSNYSAWLADPLNIKPSAQVVWPIVGQDILNADVGGGFHGIQITSGFFQLWRASGITNEYQLYCTAIGGLVMAGLMLFAGWFHYHKAAPKLEWFQNVESMMNHHLAGLLGLGSLGWAGHQIHVSLPINKLLDAGVAPADIPLPHEFILDPSKMAELYPSFAQGLTPFFTLNWGAYSDFLTFKGGLNPVTGGLWLSDTAHHHLAIAVLFIIAGHMYRTNWGIGHSMKEILEGHKGPFTGEGHKGLYEILTTSWHAQLSINLALLGSLTIIVAQHMYAMPPYPYLATDYGTQLSLFTHHMWIGAFFIVGAGAHASIFMVRDYDPAKNVNNLLDRVLRHRDAIISHLNWVCIWLGFHSFGLYIHNDTMRALGRPQDMFSDSAIQLQPVFAQWIQGLHTAAAGATAPFAGAGVSPVFGGDIVAVGGKVAMMPMTLGTADFMVHHIHAFTIHVTVLILLKGVLYARSSRLVPDKAELGFRFPCDGPGRGGTCQVSGWDHVFLGLFWMYNSISVVIFHFSWKMQSDIWGTVLPDGSVSHITGGNFAQSAITINGWLRDFLWAQAANVINSYGSALSAYGIMFLAGHFIFAFSLMFLFSGRGYWQELIESIVWAHNKLKLAPAIQPRALSIVQGRAVGVAHYLLGGIVTTWAFFLCRMLSVG